A portion of the Heliangelus exortis chromosome 28, bHelExo1.hap1, whole genome shotgun sequence genome contains these proteins:
- the PTBP1 gene encoding polypyrimidine tract-binding protein 1 isoform X3, translating to MSGNSSAANGNDSKKFKGDNRIAGVTSRVIHVRKLPSDVTEAEVISLGLPFGKITNLLMLKGKNQAFIEMNTEEAANTMVNYYTTVTPVLRNQPIYIQFSNHKELKTDNSPNQARAQAALQAVTAVQNAAPAAVDAGMAMAGQSPVLRIIIENLFYPVALDVLHQIFSKFGTVLKIIMFTKNHQFQALLQYADPLSAQHAKLSLDGQNIYNACCTLRIDFSKLTSLNVKYNNDKSRDYTRPDLPSGDNQPTLDQTMAAAFGAPGIISPSPYAGAGFPPTFAIPQAAGLTIPNVHGALPPLAIPAAAAAAAGRIAIPGLTGAGNPVLLVSNLNSERVTPQCLFILFGVYGDVQRVKILFKKKENALVQMTDGNQAQLAMSHLNGQKLLGKPIRITLSKHQTVQLPRDGQEDNGLTKDYGNSPLHRFKKPGSKNFQNIFPPSATLHLSNIPPSITEEDLKMLFSSNGGMVKGFKFFQKDRKMALIQMGSVEEAIQSLIDLHNHDLGENHHLRVSFSKSTI from the exons ATGAGCGGCAACTCTTCTGCAG CTAATGGAAACGACAGCAAAAAATTCAAAGGTGATAATAGAATTGCTGGGGTGACATCCCGAGTGATCCATGTCCGTAAGCTCCCCAGTGACGTCACGGAGGCAGAGGTCATTTCTTTGGGCTTACCTTTTGGCAAGATCACCAACCTTCTGatgttgaaaggaaaaaatcag GCTTTCATAGAAATGAACACAGAGGAGGCAGCCAACACCATGGTAAACTACTACACCACAGTCACTCCAGTCCTTCGGAACCAGCCCATCTACATTCAGTTTTCCAACCACAAGGAGCTGAAGACAGACAACTCTCCAAACCAAGCA CGTGCCCAAGCAGCTCTGCAAGCAGTGACTGCTGTTCAGAatgcagcccctgcagctgtGGATGCAGGAATGGCCATGGCTGGCCAGAGCCCTGTCCTGAGGATCATCATTGAGAATCTCTTCTATCCCGTTGCTCTGGATGTTCTGCATCAG attttttccaaatttggTACAGTGCTGAAAATAATTATGTTCACGAAGAACCACCAATTTCAGGCCCTGTTACAATATGCTGACCCTCTGAGTGCTCAGCATGCCAAACTG TCTCTAGATGGGCAGAACATCTACAATGCCTGCTGCACGCTGCGTATAGATTTCTCCAAGCTCACGAGTCTCAATGTAAAATACAACAATGACAAGAGCAGAGATTACACCCGACCTGACCTACCTTCTGGGGATAACCAGCCCACTCTGGATCAGACCATGGCAGCTGCTTTTG GTGCCCCAGGAATAATCTCTCCTTCTCCATATGCAGGAGCTGGATTTCCTCCTACCTTTGCAATTCCTCAGGCTGCAG GCCTGACAATTCCCAATGTTCATGGAGCACTACCTCCTTTGGCtatcccagcagctgcagcgGCTGCAGCAGGACGGATTGCCATTCCCGGCCTCACTGGGGCAGGGAACCCTGTTCTGCTGGTTAGCAATCTGAATTCTGAG AGAGTTACACCCCAATGCCTCTTTATTCTTTTCG GAGTCTATGGTGATGTGCAAAGGgtgaagattttatttaaaaagaaagagaatgcCCTAGTTCAGATGACTGATGGGAACCAGGCCCAGCTTG CCATGAGCCACTTGAATGGTCAGAAGCTCCTGGGGAAGCCAATCCGTATCACGTTGTCCAAGCACCAGACAGTGCAGCTTCCCAGAGATGGACAGGAGGACAATGGTCTGACTAAGGACTATGGAAATTCTCCTCTGCATCGTTTCAAGAAACCAGGCTCTAAAAATTTCCAAAATATCTTTCCCCCTTCTGCCACTCTTCATCTGTCCAATATCCC GCCTTCAATAACTGAAGAAGACCTTAAGATGTTATTTTCAAGCAATGGTGGCATGGTCAAAGGATTCAAATTCTTCCA
- the PTBP1 gene encoding polypyrimidine tract-binding protein 1 isoform X2 has product MDGIVQDITVGTKRGAEELFTACVTNGPFIMSGNSSAANGNDSKKFKGDNRIAGVTSRVIHVRKLPSDVTEAEVISLGLPFGKITNLLMLKGKNQAFIEMNTEEAANTMVNYYTTVTPVLRNQPIYIQFSNHKELKTDNSPNQARAQAALQAVTAVQNAAPAAVDAGMAMAGQSPVLRIIIENLFYPVALDVLHQIFSKFGTVLKIIMFTKNHQFQALLQYADPLSAQHAKLSLDGQNIYNACCTLRIDFSKLTSLNVKYNNDKSRDYTRPDLPSGDNQPTLDQTMAAAFGAPGIISPSPYAGAGFPPTFAIPQAAGLTIPNVHGALPPLAIPAAAAAAAGRIAIPGLTGAGNPVLLVSNLNSERVTPQCLFILFGVYGDVQRVKILFKKKENALVQMTDGNQAQLAMSHLNGQKLLGKPIRITLSKHQTVQLPRDGQEDNGLTKDYGNSPLHRFKKPGSKNFQNIFPPSATLHLSNIPPSITEEDLKMLFSSNGGMVKGFKFFQKDRKMALIQMGSVEEAIQSLIDLHNHDLGENHHLRVSFSKSTI; this is encoded by the exons ATGGACGG CATTGTCCAAGATATAACAGTTGGTACAAAG cgGGGAGCTGAGGAGCTTTTCACTGCTTGTGTTACTAACGGACCCTTTATCATGAGCGGCAACTCTTCTGCAG CTAATGGAAACGACAGCAAAAAATTCAAAGGTGATAATAGAATTGCTGGGGTGACATCCCGAGTGATCCATGTCCGTAAGCTCCCCAGTGACGTCACGGAGGCAGAGGTCATTTCTTTGGGCTTACCTTTTGGCAAGATCACCAACCTTCTGatgttgaaaggaaaaaatcag GCTTTCATAGAAATGAACACAGAGGAGGCAGCCAACACCATGGTAAACTACTACACCACAGTCACTCCAGTCCTTCGGAACCAGCCCATCTACATTCAGTTTTCCAACCACAAGGAGCTGAAGACAGACAACTCTCCAAACCAAGCA CGTGCCCAAGCAGCTCTGCAAGCAGTGACTGCTGTTCAGAatgcagcccctgcagctgtGGATGCAGGAATGGCCATGGCTGGCCAGAGCCCTGTCCTGAGGATCATCATTGAGAATCTCTTCTATCCCGTTGCTCTGGATGTTCTGCATCAG attttttccaaatttggTACAGTGCTGAAAATAATTATGTTCACGAAGAACCACCAATTTCAGGCCCTGTTACAATATGCTGACCCTCTGAGTGCTCAGCATGCCAAACTG TCTCTAGATGGGCAGAACATCTACAATGCCTGCTGCACGCTGCGTATAGATTTCTCCAAGCTCACGAGTCTCAATGTAAAATACAACAATGACAAGAGCAGAGATTACACCCGACCTGACCTACCTTCTGGGGATAACCAGCCCACTCTGGATCAGACCATGGCAGCTGCTTTTG GTGCCCCAGGAATAATCTCTCCTTCTCCATATGCAGGAGCTGGATTTCCTCCTACCTTTGCAATTCCTCAGGCTGCAG GCCTGACAATTCCCAATGTTCATGGAGCACTACCTCCTTTGGCtatcccagcagctgcagcgGCTGCAGCAGGACGGATTGCCATTCCCGGCCTCACTGGGGCAGGGAACCCTGTTCTGCTGGTTAGCAATCTGAATTCTGAG AGAGTTACACCCCAATGCCTCTTTATTCTTTTCG GAGTCTATGGTGATGTGCAAAGGgtgaagattttatttaaaaagaaagagaatgcCCTAGTTCAGATGACTGATGGGAACCAGGCCCAGCTTG CCATGAGCCACTTGAATGGTCAGAAGCTCCTGGGGAAGCCAATCCGTATCACGTTGTCCAAGCACCAGACAGTGCAGCTTCCCAGAGATGGACAGGAGGACAATGGTCTGACTAAGGACTATGGAAATTCTCCTCTGCATCGTTTCAAGAAACCAGGCTCTAAAAATTTCCAAAATATCTTTCCCCCTTCTGCCACTCTTCATCTGTCCAATATCCC GCCTTCAATAACTGAAGAAGACCTTAAGATGTTATTTTCAAGCAATGGTGGCATGGTCAAAGGATTCAAATTCTTCCA
- the PTBP1 gene encoding polypyrimidine tract-binding protein 1 isoform X1 — MDGIVQDITVGTKGCELQSLKNGLERSAAQPGPPRGGRRIKKRGAEELFTACVTNGPFIMSGNSSAANGNDSKKFKGDNRIAGVTSRVIHVRKLPSDVTEAEVISLGLPFGKITNLLMLKGKNQAFIEMNTEEAANTMVNYYTTVTPVLRNQPIYIQFSNHKELKTDNSPNQARAQAALQAVTAVQNAAPAAVDAGMAMAGQSPVLRIIIENLFYPVALDVLHQIFSKFGTVLKIIMFTKNHQFQALLQYADPLSAQHAKLSLDGQNIYNACCTLRIDFSKLTSLNVKYNNDKSRDYTRPDLPSGDNQPTLDQTMAAAFGAPGIISPSPYAGAGFPPTFAIPQAAGLTIPNVHGALPPLAIPAAAAAAAGRIAIPGLTGAGNPVLLVSNLNSERVTPQCLFILFGVYGDVQRVKILFKKKENALVQMTDGNQAQLAMSHLNGQKLLGKPIRITLSKHQTVQLPRDGQEDNGLTKDYGNSPLHRFKKPGSKNFQNIFPPSATLHLSNIPPSITEEDLKMLFSSNGGMVKGFKFFQKDRKMALIQMGSVEEAIQSLIDLHNHDLGENHHLRVSFSKSTI, encoded by the exons ATGGACGG CATTGTCCAAGATATAACAGTTGGTACAAAG GGATGTGAACTTCAGAGTCTGAAGAACGGTCTCGAACGAAGCGCTGCACAGCCGGGTCCTCCCCGTGGTGGTCGGAGAAtaaaaaag cgGGGAGCTGAGGAGCTTTTCACTGCTTGTGTTACTAACGGACCCTTTATCATGAGCGGCAACTCTTCTGCAG CTAATGGAAACGACAGCAAAAAATTCAAAGGTGATAATAGAATTGCTGGGGTGACATCCCGAGTGATCCATGTCCGTAAGCTCCCCAGTGACGTCACGGAGGCAGAGGTCATTTCTTTGGGCTTACCTTTTGGCAAGATCACCAACCTTCTGatgttgaaaggaaaaaatcag GCTTTCATAGAAATGAACACAGAGGAGGCAGCCAACACCATGGTAAACTACTACACCACAGTCACTCCAGTCCTTCGGAACCAGCCCATCTACATTCAGTTTTCCAACCACAAGGAGCTGAAGACAGACAACTCTCCAAACCAAGCA CGTGCCCAAGCAGCTCTGCAAGCAGTGACTGCTGTTCAGAatgcagcccctgcagctgtGGATGCAGGAATGGCCATGGCTGGCCAGAGCCCTGTCCTGAGGATCATCATTGAGAATCTCTTCTATCCCGTTGCTCTGGATGTTCTGCATCAG attttttccaaatttggTACAGTGCTGAAAATAATTATGTTCACGAAGAACCACCAATTTCAGGCCCTGTTACAATATGCTGACCCTCTGAGTGCTCAGCATGCCAAACTG TCTCTAGATGGGCAGAACATCTACAATGCCTGCTGCACGCTGCGTATAGATTTCTCCAAGCTCACGAGTCTCAATGTAAAATACAACAATGACAAGAGCAGAGATTACACCCGACCTGACCTACCTTCTGGGGATAACCAGCCCACTCTGGATCAGACCATGGCAGCTGCTTTTG GTGCCCCAGGAATAATCTCTCCTTCTCCATATGCAGGAGCTGGATTTCCTCCTACCTTTGCAATTCCTCAGGCTGCAG GCCTGACAATTCCCAATGTTCATGGAGCACTACCTCCTTTGGCtatcccagcagctgcagcgGCTGCAGCAGGACGGATTGCCATTCCCGGCCTCACTGGGGCAGGGAACCCTGTTCTGCTGGTTAGCAATCTGAATTCTGAG AGAGTTACACCCCAATGCCTCTTTATTCTTTTCG GAGTCTATGGTGATGTGCAAAGGgtgaagattttatttaaaaagaaagagaatgcCCTAGTTCAGATGACTGATGGGAACCAGGCCCAGCTTG CCATGAGCCACTTGAATGGTCAGAAGCTCCTGGGGAAGCCAATCCGTATCACGTTGTCCAAGCACCAGACAGTGCAGCTTCCCAGAGATGGACAGGAGGACAATGGTCTGACTAAGGACTATGGAAATTCTCCTCTGCATCGTTTCAAGAAACCAGGCTCTAAAAATTTCCAAAATATCTTTCCCCCTTCTGCCACTCTTCATCTGTCCAATATCCC GCCTTCAATAACTGAAGAAGACCTTAAGATGTTATTTTCAAGCAATGGTGGCATGGTCAAAGGATTCAAATTCTTCCA
- the LOC139788109 gene encoding uncharacterized protein KIAA1958 homolog, producing MSEGAGDGRCSDASSLRRDLANLVTWAHSHGTICNQIPALDMVQSTGQPSRDNSLLWICGAGHAYHWHCGKLDLRSRAENEAAEKRKRLVSSEASPRKDNSDEKRKRMTKSFERSKADKGSHGRSSGVTQQKDRVYIKHSDPREHQQNSRAMKSCPAAEQHLSVPGGEVKTDRHQVKRERDEDLLVISDEEQCTADEGDQGDRLNQNLLSQSLTAAAEEDLQTQHSEKMAFNKLTATQASGFAPTGKPPLTLSWGIPKSPISHHESLDSSFLKLNPAESITETSRARNSFGSVIPKQHPKSVPASSIEPKAQLGSSTPVTFFELEASVDDQLQLQLSPPEHGTTRMGFSGNVTENSLEERELSRSGHPSASPSPERENTDHPSAPSNQYVLKKWEKKKTRNPGDIKVLKDWLVSHYPTETREIYELPPEDLDHYLTSFYSSAKRQDGREFSATSFHFFQGNIERYLKGHNYEYSVIRGLEFRGSQEALKSKHHQLAQKEREEEWSVLENLTDEDVANLRKSGLLSRSNPQGFLHLIFINTVRGFGARTHSQSHSLYWGQLVLKETEEELEYLEWVDDLRAEGSTGAPGAQLFAQPDSPETCPVEDYKEYSRRRPPDTLNDCHPLYLAPRPQFSMWDQVWFCRKALAKAKLEKMLKVIIQQLKIHMKNSKQ from the exons ATG AGTGAGGGTGCTGGTGATGGGAGGTGCAGTGATGCCAGCTCACTTCGCAGGGATCTGGCCAACCTGGTGACCTGGGCACACAGTCATGGCACCATTTGTAACCAAATCCCAGCCTTGGACATGGTGCAGAGCACAGGCCAGCCTAGCAGGGACAACTCTCTTCTGTGGATATGTGGAGCTGGACATGCCTACCACTGGCACTGTGGAAAATTAGACctcagaagcagagcagagaatgaagctgcagaaaagagaaagaggctGGTGTCATCTGAGGCTTCACCAAGGAAGGATAATTCAgatgaaaagaggaagaggatgacCAAATCCTTTGAGAGGTCTAAAGCAGACAAAGGATCACATGGCAGATCCTCAGGGGTCACTCAGCAGAAAGACAGAGTCTACATAAAGCACAGTGACCCCAGAGAACACCAACAGAACAGCAGAGCCATGAAATCgtgtcctgcagcagagcagcatttgTCAGTGCCTGGTGGTGAAGTCAAAACTGACAGGCACCAGGTGAAGAGGGAAAGGGATGAAGATCTCCTCGTCATCTCTGATGAAGAGCAGTGCACAGCAGATGAAGGTGATCAAGGAGACAGGCTCAACCAGAATCTTCTGTCACAATCActcactgcagctgctgaggaggatTTGCAGACACAGCACAGTGAGAAGATGGCATTTAACAAGCTGACAGCCACTCAAGCATCTGGCTTTGCCCCCACAGGAAAGCCACCCCTAACTCTTTCCTGGGGGATTCCAAAATCCCCCATCAGCCATCACGAGAGCCTGGACAGCAGCTTCTTGAAGTTAAATCCTGCTGAGTCCATAACAGAAACTTCTAGAGCAAGAAATTCCTTTGGCTCAGTGATACCCAAGCAACATCCAAAATCTGTCCCTGCCTCCAGCATTGAGCCAAAGGCCCAACTTGGGTCATCCACCCCTGTGACTTTCTTTGAATTGGAAGCCAGTGTAGATGACCAGCTGCAACTCCAGCTGAGCCCTCCTGAGCATGGCACAACAAGAATGGGCTTTAGTGGGAATGTTACTGAAAATTCCCTTGAGGAGAGAGAACTGTCAAGGTCTGGGCATCCTTCAGCCTCCCCAAGTCCAGAGAGAGAGAACACAGACCATCCATCTGCACCCTCAAACCAAT ATGTGTTGAAGaagtgggagaaaaagaaaactcgTAACCCTGGTGATATAAAGGTTTTAAAAGACTGGCTGGTTTCACACTACCCCACTGAGACACGTGAGATCTACGAGCTGCCACCTGAAGACCTGGATCATTACCTGACCTCCTTCTACAGCTCTGCAAAGAGACAGGATGGCAGGGAGTTTTCTGCCActtcttttcacttctttcaGGGCAACATAGAGCGGTACCTCAAGGGTCACAATTATGAGTACAGTGTAATTAGAGGCCTGGAATTCAGAGGGTCCCAGGAAGCTCTGAAATCAAAGCATCACCAGCTAGctcaaaaagagagagaggaggagtgGAGTGTTTTGGAGAACTTGACGGATGAAGATGTGGCAAATCTCCGTAAGAGTGGACTTCTAAGCAGGAGTAACCCTCAGGGCTTTTTGCACCTCATTTTCATAAATACAGTTAGGGGGTTTGGGGCAAGGACACACAGTCAGAGCCACAGTCTGTACTGGGGGCAGCTGGTGCTGAAAGAGACCGAGGAAGAGCTGGAGTACTTGGAGTGGGTGGATGATCTCAGAGCTGAAGGAAGCACAGGGGCACCGGGTGCACAGCTCTTTGCCCAGCCTGACAGCCCAGAGACCTGCCCAGTGGAGGACTACAAGGAGTACAGCAGGAGGAGGCCACCAGACACCCTGAACGACTGCCACCCACTGTACCTGGCTCCCAGGCCTCAGTTCTCCATGTGGGACCAGGTGTGGTTCTGCCGAAAGGCACTGGCCAAAGCCAAGTTAGAAAAGATGCTGAAAGTTATCATCCAGCAACTCAAAATACA